The following proteins are encoded in a genomic region of Ovis canadensis isolate MfBH-ARS-UI-01 breed Bighorn chromosome 12, ARS-UI_OviCan_v2, whole genome shotgun sequence:
- the PM20D1 gene encoding N-fatty-acyl-amino acid synthase/hydrolase PM20D1, whose translation MARLSVCLLASLSALLLGIAAVSRSKGLRGTESQREPRIPSQFSQEQRIAMKEALKGAIQIPTVSFSPKELNTTALAEFGEYIRKVFPTVFHTSFIRHEVVGNYSHLFTIKGSDPSMQPYMLLAHIDVVPAPDKGWDVPPFSGLERDGFIYGRGTLDNKNSLMAILQALELLLIRNYIPRRSFFIALGHDEEVSGINGAQKISALLQARGVQLAFVVDEGSFILDGFLPNLKKPFAMVSVSEKGAINLMLQVNMTPGHSSAPPKETSIGILAAAVSRLEQTPMPNMFGSGPLRMALEQLANEFPFPTNIVLNNLWLFRPLVSRLMERNYVTNPMVRTTTALTMFNAGIKENVIPPVAEAIINFRIHPAQTVQEVLKLAKDIVADDRVQFHVLDAFDPLPISPSDDQALGYQLLRQTIQSVFPEVNIVAPGTCIGNTDSRHYLNLTTGIYRFNPVYLQPQSFSSIHGINEKISVEAYETQVKFIFEFIQNGDTDVEPVPHLHEL comes from the exons ATGGCTCGGCTGTCCGTCTGCCTGCTGGCCTCGCTGTCTGCGCTGCTCCTAGGTATCGCCGCCGTCTCCAGATCGAAGGGCCTGCGGGGCACGGAGAGTCAAAGGGAGCCGCGAATCCCTTCTCAGTTCAGCCAAGAGCAGCGCATCGCCATGAAGGAAGCGCTGAAAG GTGCCATCCAGATTCCAACAGTGTCTTTCAGCCCCAAGGAGCTCAACACAACAGCCCTGGCTGAGTTTGGAGAATATATCCGTAAAG TCTTTCCTACTGTGTTCCATACCAGCTTTATCCGGCATGAGGTCGTAGGAAATTACAGCCACCTGTTCACTATCAAAGGCTCAGACCCCAGCATGCAGCCCTACATGCTCCTCGCTCACATTGACGTGGTGCCTGCCCCGGACAAAGGCTGGGATGTGCCCCCCTTCTCTGGGTTGGAGCGTGATGGCTTCATCTATGGTCGAGGCACACTGGACAACAAGAACTCTCTTATG GCAATCCTGCAGGCCTTGGAGCTTCTGCTGATCAGAAACTACATCCCCCGAAGATCTTTCTTCATTGCTCTGGGCCATGATGAGGAG GTATCAGGGATAAATGGGGCTCAGAAGATCTCAGCCCTGCTACAGGCAAGGGGTGTCCAGCTAGCCTTCGTGGTGGATGAAGGGAGCTTCATCTTGGATGGTTTCCTTCCCAACCTCAAGAAGCCCTTTGCCAT GGTTTCAGTTTCCGAGAAGGGTGCGATTAACCTCATGCTGCAAGTCAACATGACTCCAGGCCACTCTTCAGCTCCTCCAAAGGAAACAAGCATAGGCATTCTCGCAGCCGCAGTCAGCCG ACTGGAGCAAACACCAATGCCGAACATGTTTGGAAGTGGGCCGCTGAGGATGGCACTGGAGCAACTGGCAAATGAG TTTCCCTTCCCTACCAATATAGTCTTGAACAACCTGTGGCTATTTCGGCCCCTTGTAAGCAG GTTGATGGAGAGGAATTACGTGACCAATCCGATGGTCAGGACCACCACAGCGCTCACCATGTTCAATGCCGGGATCAAG gagaacgTCATCCCCCCTGTGGCCGAGGCCATCATCAACTTCCGAATTCACCCTGCACAGACTGTTCAGGAG GTCCTAAAACTAGCCAAGGACATTGTGGCTGATGACCGGGTCCAGTTCCACGTGTTGGATGCCTTTGACCCCCTGCCCATCAGCCCCTCTGATGATCAGGCCTTGGGTTACCAGCTGCTCCGCCAGACCATACAATCTGTCTTCCCGGAAGTCAACATTGTTGCCCCAG GTACTTGTATTGGCAACACAGACAGCAGACACTATCTAAATCTTACCACTGGCATCTACCGGTTCAACCCCGTCTACCTACAGCCTCAGAGCTTCAGTAG CATCCATGGAATCAACGAGAAAATCTCGGTGGAAGCCTATGAGACCCAGGTGAAATTCATCTTCGAGTTTATCCAGAATGGTGACACGGACGTGGAGCCAGTTCCTCACCTGCACGAACTGTGA